From the Thermovirga lienii DSM 17291 genome, one window contains:
- a CDS encoding phosphomannomutase (PFAM: Phosphoglucomutase/phosphomannomutase, alpha/beta/alpha domain II; Phosphoglucomutase/phosphomannomutase, alpha/beta/alpha domain III; Phosphoglucomutase/phosphomannomutase, C-terminal domain; Phosphoglucomutase/phosphomannomutase, alpha/beta/alpha domain I~COGs: COG1109 Phosphomannomutase~InterProIPR005844: IPR005845: IPR005846: IPR005843: IPR 005841: IPR016066~KEGG: aco:Amico_0419 phosphomannomutase~PFAM: phosphoglucomutase/phosphomannomutase alpha/beta/alpha domain II; phosphoglucomutase/phosphomannomutase alpha/beta/alpha domain I; phosphoglucomutase/phosphomannomutase alpha/beta/alpha domain III; phosphoglucomutase/phosphomannomutase~SPTR: Phosphomannomutase) — MPVPEHIFREYDIRGLADEELNSENVQAIALAFGTLLKRKGIGRICLGGDVRPSTERIRKDVIEGITLAGIDVTDVGVVTTPMLYWSLYHYGVNGGIMITGSHNPPEFNGLKLAVGKTTLYGRQIKEIYDMISKNDLEKGTKKGSVFSESINEPYINMLLSKITLGPKKLKVVTDSGNGTAGPIINEYLKRSGCEVVPLFAEPDGRFPNHHPDPTKRENLGTLIDTVIKEKADVGLGFDGDADRIGVVDDQGNIVWGDILMILFWREILPKHPGAKAIVEIKSSQALVDEIERLGGEVVWWKSGHSLIKAKMKELNALFSGEVSGHMFFADEYYGFDDSFYAAGRLLRILSNSDKSLSEMLSDVPKYYSTAETRIPCSDEEKFQVIEKIKESALKDYDAITIDGVRILYPRGWGLVRASNTQPVLVARAEGKTEKDLEEYCNDLKKRILEAGVDDFQWEY, encoded by the coding sequence ATGCCTGTACCAGAGCACATATTCAGGGAATACGACATAAGGGGTTTAGCCGACGAAGAATTGAACAGCGAGAACGTCCAAGCCATAGCCCTTGCCTTTGGCACCCTCTTAAAAAGGAAAGGAATTGGGCGAATATGCCTGGGAGGAGACGTCAGGCCTTCCACCGAAAGGATCAGAAAGGACGTAATAGAAGGAATAACCCTTGCAGGTATAGACGTTACGGACGTGGGAGTGGTAACGACCCCCATGCTCTATTGGAGCCTTTACCATTACGGTGTGAACGGTGGCATAATGATAACTGGCAGTCACAACCCTCCAGAGTTCAACGGCCTCAAGCTTGCAGTGGGCAAGACCACCCTTTATGGAAGACAGATCAAGGAAATTTACGACATGATCTCTAAAAACGACCTTGAGAAAGGAACCAAAAAGGGCTCTGTATTCTCTGAATCAATCAACGAACCTTACATCAACATGCTCCTTTCAAAAATAACCCTAGGGCCTAAGAAACTCAAGGTCGTCACGGACTCAGGAAACGGTACAGCCGGTCCCATCATAAACGAATATTTGAAAAGATCAGGATGCGAAGTCGTTCCACTCTTCGCAGAACCTGACGGCCGATTCCCTAACCACCACCCCGACCCAACTAAGAGAGAGAACCTCGGAACCCTTATAGACACAGTGATAAAGGAAAAAGCTGACGTGGGGCTAGGCTTCGACGGAGATGCTGACCGTATCGGAGTTGTGGATGACCAAGGGAACATAGTGTGGGGAGATATTCTAATGATCCTCTTCTGGCGGGAAATACTTCCCAAACATCCAGGAGCAAAAGCTATAGTGGAAATAAAAAGCTCCCAGGCATTGGTGGACGAAATAGAACGATTGGGTGGGGAGGTAGTATGGTGGAAATCAGGCCACTCGCTCATTAAGGCCAAGATGAAGGAACTAAACGCCCTCTTCTCCGGAGAAGTTTCAGGGCACATGTTCTTTGCCGATGAATATTATGGCTTTGATGATTCCTTTTACGCAGCGGGAAGACTGCTGAGGATCCTATCCAACTCGGATAAAAGCCTCTCGGAAATGCTCTCAGACGTGCCGAAATATTACAGCACCGCTGAAACTCGCATCCCCTGCAGTGATGAAGAAAAGTTTCAAGTTATCGAAAAAATAAAGGAAAGCGCCCTCAAAGATTACGACGCTATAACTATAGATGGAGTAAGAATCCTATATCCAAGGGGTTGGGGATTGGTAAGGGCTTCCAACACCCAGCCAGTTTTGGTCGCCAGAGCGGAAGGAAAGACAGAAAAAGACCTTGAGGAATATTGCAATGACCTCAAGAAACGGATCCTTGAGGCTGGCGTGGATGACTTCCAGTGGGAATACTGA
- a CDS encoding glycyl-radical enzyme activating protein family (PFAM: 4Fe-4S binding domain; Radical SAM superfamily~TIGRFAM: glycyl-radical enzyme activating protein family~COGs: COG1180 Pyruvate-formate lyase-activating enzyme~InterProIPR012839: IPR017896: IPR007197: IPR017900: IPR 001989: IPR011352~KEGG: drm:Dred_2966 glycyl-radical activating family protein~PFAM: Radical SAM domain protein~PRIAM: [Formate-C-acetyltransferase]-activating enzyme~SPTR: Glycyl-radical enzyme activating protein family;~TIGRFAM: glycyl-radical enzyme activating protein family), with amino-acid sequence MLSKGVYDLKKGIVFDIKRYSIHDGPGIRDTVFLKGCPLRCWWCHNPESQAFEPVVLYRPERCIGCGACESACPNQAIRLTQRGFVADPNLCTNCGVCVEVCPAEARELVGKKVTTQWVMEEIEKDVLFFDESRGGVTFSGGEPLSQPDFLEELLMECRRKDIHTAVDTSGYAPTEVITRIAPYVNLFLYDLKLMDEEKHQFYTGVSNQLILYNLQALSEGGASIWIRIPVIPGVNANPEELEAMSRFISTLRGVENVSLLPYHGTANHKYERLGMSYLLRDLKSPTKEEMEGFSRIFEAKNLEVKIGG; translated from the coding sequence GTGTTAAGTAAAGGGGTATATGATTTGAAAAAAGGAATAGTTTTTGACATCAAAAGATATTCAATACACGATGGACCAGGCATAAGGGATACGGTTTTTTTGAAGGGGTGTCCCCTGCGGTGTTGGTGGTGTCACAATCCCGAGAGCCAGGCTTTTGAACCTGTGGTACTTTACCGACCTGAGCGGTGCATAGGGTGTGGCGCGTGTGAGAGCGCTTGCCCTAATCAAGCAATTCGTCTGACTCAAAGGGGTTTTGTCGCGGATCCGAATCTTTGCACCAACTGTGGTGTTTGTGTCGAGGTTTGCCCGGCGGAGGCGAGAGAGCTCGTAGGGAAAAAGGTCACTACCCAATGGGTCATGGAAGAGATAGAAAAGGACGTGCTGTTTTTCGATGAATCCAGGGGAGGGGTGACCTTTTCCGGGGGAGAGCCTCTTTCGCAGCCGGATTTTCTCGAGGAACTGCTAATGGAATGCAGAAGGAAAGATATCCACACCGCAGTAGATACCTCGGGATATGCTCCAACTGAAGTGATCACGAGGATAGCGCCGTACGTCAACCTTTTTCTGTATGACCTAAAACTCATGGATGAAGAAAAGCACCAGTTCTACACAGGCGTTTCCAACCAGTTGATACTTTATAACCTACAAGCTTTGTCGGAAGGGGGAGCTTCGATCTGGATAAGGATACCGGTGATTCCGGGGGTAAACGCCAACCCCGAGGAGCTTGAGGCCATGTCGAGATTTATAAGCACTCTCAGGGGGGTAGAGAATGTAAGTCTCCTTCCGTATCACGGTACAGCGAACCACAAATACGAGAGGTTGGGAATGAGTTACCTTTTGAGGGATTTGAAATCCCCAACGAAAGAGGAAATGGAAGGTTTTTCCCGTATCTTTGAGGCCAAAAACCTTGAGGTCAAGATTGGAGGGTAA
- a CDS encoding pyruvate formate-lyase (PFAM: Glycine radical; Pyruvate formate lyase~TIGRFAM: pyruvate formate-lyase~COGs: COG1882 Pyruvate-formate lyase~InterPro IPR010098: IPR001150: IPR004184~KEGG: pdi:BDI_0786 formate C-acetyltransferase~PFAM: pyruvate formate-lyase PFL; formate C-acetyltransferase glycine radical~PRIAM: Formate C-acetyltransferase~SPTR: Putative uncharacterized protein;~TIGRFAM: pyruvate formate-lyase): MNERIKRLREESYETPVTLDYERAEIITDFYRENIGKYSVPVMRALAFKELCAKKTIYIGKDELIVGERGPKPKCVSTYPELTCHTLEDLEILDTREKNPYKVSEECKRVYKEKVIPFWKGRSMRDRIFEQLDDEWKDAYAAGIFTEFMEQRAPGHTTLDGKFYKKGLEDFKKEIDESIASLDFLNDPEATKKREQLKGMRIACDAVILFAERHADLAEKMAKEEKDPKRKAELERIAANCRWVPRYAPRDFWEALQMYWFMHLGTITELNGWDAMNPGHLDRYFYPFYKKDLEEGKITRDWAKELLSAFWIKFNNHPAPPKVGVTAAESGTYNDFTNINLGGLLPDGSDSVNEISYMMLEIMDEIHLLQPQANVQLSRKTPDRFLKAACRVIRKGYGYPSIFNADAVIAEMIRVGKTLEDAREGGTSGCVETGAFGKEAYILTGYLNVPKILEITLNNGVDPMTGKKIGLETGDPRNFQTYEELFEAFKKQLHHFVDIKMRGNQFIERMYAEYAPAVFLSVLIDDCIKKGKDYNDGGPRYNTNYIQCVGIGTITDSLSALKKHVFEEKRYSMDEVLDALKKDFEGYESMRLTFMNKTPRYGNDDDYADNIMKEVFETLFNEIEGRKNTKGGEYHVDMLPTTCHIYFGSVMGASPDGRKARMPLSEGISPVQGADRNGPTAVIKSAGKMDHIKTGGTLLNMKFMPKVLEGEEGIEKLANLIRTYFRYDAHHIQFNVVDEATLRDAQKHPEKYRDLIVRVAGYSDYFCDLGKELQEEIIARTAQETL; the protein is encoded by the coding sequence ATGAACGAGCGCATCAAAAGGCTCAGAGAAGAAAGCTACGAAACACCTGTTACTTTGGATTACGAAAGAGCCGAGATAATAACCGATTTTTACAGGGAGAACATAGGTAAATACTCGGTACCAGTGATGAGGGCCCTGGCGTTTAAGGAGCTATGTGCGAAAAAGACCATTTACATAGGCAAGGACGAACTGATAGTAGGAGAAAGGGGACCTAAGCCCAAGTGTGTATCTACTTATCCGGAGCTTACATGCCACACTCTGGAGGACCTGGAGATCTTGGACACTAGGGAGAAAAACCCTTATAAGGTCTCAGAAGAGTGCAAGAGGGTTTACAAGGAAAAGGTTATCCCCTTCTGGAAAGGTCGTTCCATGAGAGACCGCATTTTTGAGCAGCTTGACGATGAGTGGAAAGATGCCTACGCGGCAGGTATCTTTACCGAGTTCATGGAACAGAGGGCTCCTGGGCACACCACTTTGGACGGAAAGTTTTACAAGAAGGGGCTTGAGGACTTCAAGAAGGAAATAGACGAGTCCATAGCCTCCTTGGACTTCCTGAACGACCCGGAGGCCACTAAGAAGAGAGAACAGCTCAAGGGCATGCGCATAGCTTGTGACGCAGTCATCTTGTTTGCCGAACGCCATGCTGATTTAGCCGAAAAGATGGCGAAAGAAGAAAAAGACCCAAAGCGAAAGGCGGAACTGGAACGTATAGCCGCAAATTGCAGATGGGTTCCACGCTACGCTCCCAGAGATTTCTGGGAGGCTCTCCAGATGTATTGGTTCATGCACCTCGGCACTATTACGGAACTCAATGGTTGGGATGCTATGAACCCTGGGCACCTCGACAGGTATTTCTATCCCTTCTACAAAAAGGACCTGGAGGAGGGCAAGATAACCAGAGATTGGGCCAAGGAACTCCTCTCTGCTTTCTGGATCAAATTCAACAACCATCCTGCGCCTCCTAAGGTAGGTGTCACGGCTGCTGAGAGTGGAACCTATAACGATTTCACCAACATAAACCTCGGCGGGTTGTTGCCAGACGGTTCAGACAGCGTCAACGAAATTTCCTACATGATGCTGGAGATAATGGATGAGATCCACTTGCTGCAACCTCAAGCCAATGTCCAGCTTAGCAGAAAGACGCCTGATCGTTTCCTAAAGGCGGCCTGCCGCGTCATAAGGAAGGGATATGGATATCCTTCCATATTCAACGCTGATGCTGTGATAGCGGAGATGATAAGGGTAGGTAAGACCTTGGAGGATGCCCGTGAGGGCGGCACCAGCGGATGCGTTGAGACGGGCGCCTTTGGAAAGGAAGCCTACATACTTACGGGCTACCTAAACGTTCCCAAGATTTTGGAGATAACCCTCAACAACGGTGTGGATCCCATGACTGGTAAAAAAATAGGCTTAGAGACCGGTGATCCCAGGAATTTCCAGACCTACGAAGAGCTCTTTGAAGCATTCAAAAAACAGCTCCACCACTTCGTGGACATAAAGATGAGAGGTAACCAGTTCATAGAGCGCATGTACGCAGAATACGCACCAGCGGTGTTTTTGTCAGTGTTGATAGACGACTGCATAAAGAAAGGCAAGGACTACAATGATGGAGGTCCCAGGTACAATACCAATTACATCCAATGTGTGGGCATAGGGACCATAACTGACAGCCTCTCAGCTTTAAAGAAACACGTCTTCGAGGAAAAGAGATATTCTATGGACGAGGTCCTGGATGCCCTCAAGAAAGACTTCGAGGGCTATGAATCTATGCGCCTTACCTTCATGAACAAGACCCCCCGGTACGGCAATGACGACGACTACGCTGACAACATCATGAAGGAGGTCTTTGAGACCCTCTTTAACGAAATTGAAGGTAGAAAGAACACCAAGGGTGGCGAATATCACGTGGACATGTTGCCTACCACCTGTCACATTTATTTCGGTTCAGTGATGGGAGCTTCCCCGGATGGAAGGAAGGCCAGGATGCCCCTATCCGAAGGCATTTCTCCTGTGCAAGGCGCCGATAGAAACGGTCCGACTGCGGTCATAAAGTCCGCTGGAAAGATGGATCATATAAAGACCGGTGGAACCCTATTGAACATGAAGTTTATGCCCAAGGTACTTGAGGGGGAGGAAGGTATAGAAAAGCTTGCCAACCTCATAAGGACGTACTTCAGGTACGATGCGCATCACATCCAGTTCAACGTGGTCGACGAAGCTACCCTCAGAGATGCTCAAAAGCACCCTGAAAAATACAGGGATCTCATAGTTCGCGTGGCGGGTTACAGCGATTACTTCTGCGATCTTGGAAAGGAATTGCAGGAGGAGATCATAGCGAGGACAGCGCAGGAGACGTTGTAG
- a CDS encoding NAD-dependent epimerase/dehydratase (PFAM: NAD dependent epimerase/dehydratase family~COGs: COG0451 Nucleoside-diphosphate-sugar epimerase~InterPro IPR001509: IPR008089~KEGG: tra:Trad_0292 NAD-dependent epimerase/dehydratase~PFAM: NAD-dependent epimerase/dehydratase~SPTR: NAD-dependent epimerase/dehydratase), giving the protein MTEIFKEMTSKRYRWAVTGAAGFVGSHLVESLLMMDQEVVAMDNFLSGRVKNLEEATSKLTDAQRQRFKFMEGDIRNYDDCLALCKGVDMVLHQAALVSVPRSFDDPLLNNQCNVDGFLNVLLAAKASGVKSLVYASSAAVYGDGGENALKESSLLNPKSPYAVSKMTDELYAQVLSEDLNVVGLRYMNVYGPRQDPGSPYSGVITIWLSRIASGNEPIIYGDGKNTRDFVYVKDVVQANIRAALLGAQGHEVFNIGTGRSVTLLELLDTIRDLYQRKTGTNPPEGDFAPFRKGDVRFSKADISKAKELLGYDPEYSLREGLEKTIEWFISKGAGK; this is encoded by the coding sequence ATGACAGAAATCTTTAAGGAGATGACTTCCAAGCGTTATCGGTGGGCCGTGACTGGAGCAGCCGGTTTTGTGGGCTCTCACCTCGTGGAGAGTCTGCTCATGATGGATCAGGAAGTGGTCGCCATGGACAACTTCTTGAGCGGACGCGTAAAAAACCTAGAGGAAGCTACCAGTAAACTTACAGACGCCCAACGCCAAAGGTTCAAATTCATGGAAGGAGATATAAGAAACTACGATGACTGCCTTGCCTTATGCAAGGGGGTAGATATGGTTTTACACCAGGCGGCACTGGTTTCGGTCCCAAGGTCGTTTGATGACCCTCTGCTCAATAATCAGTGCAACGTCGATGGGTTCCTCAACGTTCTTCTGGCTGCCAAGGCATCAGGCGTAAAGTCCTTGGTATATGCTTCATCTGCAGCAGTATATGGAGATGGAGGAGAGAATGCCCTCAAGGAGTCATCCCTGCTGAATCCCAAGTCCCCATATGCTGTATCCAAGATGACGGATGAGCTTTATGCTCAGGTTTTGTCCGAGGATTTAAACGTCGTGGGACTTAGGTACATGAACGTGTACGGCCCAAGACAGGATCCTGGAAGCCCTTATTCGGGAGTTATAACTATTTGGTTGAGTCGAATCGCTAGTGGCAACGAACCTATAATATACGGAGATGGAAAAAACACTAGGGATTTCGTATACGTCAAGGACGTAGTCCAGGCGAACATAAGGGCTGCACTCCTTGGAGCGCAGGGACATGAGGTCTTCAACATAGGTACAGGAAGAAGTGTTACCCTGTTGGAGCTTTTGGATACCATAAGGGATCTCTATCAAAGAAAAACTGGAACAAATCCCCCAGAAGGGGACTTTGCGCCCTTCAGGAAAGGGGACGTGCGATTTTCAAAAGCAGATATAAGTAAGGCAAAAGAGTTGCTTGGCTACGATCCTGAGTACAGTTTGCGTGAGGGATTGGAAAAAACTATTGAGTGGTTCATATCTAAAGGGGCAGGAAAGTAG